The following proteins are encoded in a genomic region of Triticum dicoccoides isolate Atlit2015 ecotype Zavitan chromosome 1B, WEW_v2.0, whole genome shotgun sequence:
- the LOC119350398 gene encoding protein CDI-like encodes MASLILRRMHGALPRAAPWVTSGAALLIGCNLRRARPGRWRWCLGGRHVVSWRHDDALGGPRAACGGSDSVSGAGVARLVARRTNAAARRAWTTRAMWVFTGHATDLKITSPRLPSLVLSAPPRLPPSPSIKARALLLRSIPLATAQIQTMTVPPSPEPFRVFVGYDPKEHEAYEVCRRSLIRHATVPLDVRPIRQPDLRASGLYWRTRGHMESTEFSFTRFLTPFLAGYRGWALFIDCDFLYLADVAELIASAVPSDAAAAKRLAVVCVKHEYKPLEATKMDGAMQTVYPRKNWSSMVLYNCAHPKNVAALTPDAVSTKTGAFLHRFSWLDDDEIGEVPFVWNFLVGHNRVDPDDPATQPKALHYTCGGPWFDRYRDCEFADLWIKEAEELRAEKEKRRAEKERLELEDDEDDEGN; translated from the exons ATGGCCTCCCTCATCCTGCGAAGGATGCATGGGGCTCTTCCCAGGGCAGCGCCCTGGGTCACCAgcggggcggcgctgctcatcgGGTGCAATCTGAGAAGAGCACGCCCTGGGCGCTggcgttggtgtcttggaggtcgccatGTCGTCAGTTGGCGGCATGACGACGcccttggagggccccgcgccgcctgcggggggtccGACTCCGTCTCTGGGGCCGGCGTCGCGCGGCTTGTCGCTCGTCGTACaaacgccgccgcccgccgggcCTGGACTACCAGGGCGATGTGGGTGTTCACGGGCCACGCCACAG ATCTCAAGATCACCTCCCCCCGTTTGCCATCTTTAGTACTTTCAGCCCCACCTCGCCTCCCTCCATCCCCCTCCATTAAAGCCCGCGCCCTCCTCCTCCGCTCCATTCCCCTCGCCACCGCCCAGATCCAGACCATGACGgtgccgccgtcgccggagccgttCCGCGTCTTCGTCGGGTACGACCCGAAGGAGCACGAGGCCTACGAGGTGTGTCGCCGCAGCCTGATCCGCCACGCCACCGTGCCGCTCGACGTGCGCCCCATCCGGCAGCCGGACCTCCGCGCGTCGGGGCTCTACTGGCGCACGCGGGGTCACATGGAGAGCACTGAGTTCTCCTTCACCCGCTTCCTCACCCCCTTCCTCGCCGGCTACCGCGGCTGGGCGCTCTTCATCGACTGCGACTTCCTCTACCTCGCCGACGTCGCCGAGCTCATCGCCTCCGCCGTGCCCTCGGACGCTGCCGCCGCCAAGCGCCTCGCCGTCGTCTGCGTCAAGCACGAGTACAAGCCCCTCGAGGCCACCAAGATGGACGGTGCCATGCAGACCGTGTACCCGCGCAAGAACTGGTCCTCCATGGTGCTCTACAACTGCGCCCACCCCAAGAACGTCGCCGCGCTCACCCCGGACGCCGTCAGCACCAAGACCGGCGCCTTCCTCCACCGATTCTCCTGGCTCGACGACGACGAGATCGGGGAGGTGCCCTTCGTCTGGAACTTCCTCGTCGGCCACAACAGGGTCGACCCTGACGACCCGGCCACGCAGCCCAAGGCCCTGCACTACACCTGCGGGGGACCCTGGTTCGACAGGTACAGGGACTGCGAGTTCGCCGACCTCTGGATCAAGGAGGCCGAGGAGCTCAGGGCGGAGAAGGAGAAGCGCAGAGCCGAGAAGGAGAGGCTCGAGCTCgaggacgacgaggacgacgagggGAATTGA
- the LOC119336877 gene encoding electron transfer flavoprotein-ubiquinone oxidoreductase, mitochondrial isoform X2: protein MLTKNKAWTLPSPFDNKGNYVISLSQLVRWMSVKAEELGVEVYPGFAASEILYDENQMVAGVATNDVGIAKDGSKRETFQPGVELRGRITLLAEGCRGSLSEKIITNHKLRESGQGQHQTYALGIKEVWEIEEGKHKPGSVVHTVGWPLDMKTYGGSFLYHLDDRQLAIGLVVALNYRNPFLSPYDEFQKFKQHPAIRTLLEGGTVLQYGARTLNEGGFQSIPNPVFPGGAIIGCSAGFLNVPKIKGSHTAMKSGMLAAEATFNALVEGSSMDLYWENLKKSWIWDELYRARNYRPAFEYGFIPGMALSAVERYIFKGKSPFTLKHGKPDHEATEMANLHSPISYPKPDGQVSFDVPSSLYRSNTNHEHDQPPHLRLRDPAVPERVNLPQYAGPESRYCPARVYEYVSDENGDPKLHINAQNCLHCKACDIKDPKQNIEWTVPEGGGGPGYTVM from the exons ATGTTAACAAAGAACAAGGCATGGACACTTCCATCTCCTTTTGATAACAAAGGGAACTATGTAATAAG CTTGAGCCAATTGGTGCGATGGATGTCCGTAAAGGCTGAAGAATTAGGTGTTGAAGTGTATCCAGGGTTTGCTGCGAGTGAG ATCCTTTATGATGAAAATCAAATGGTCGCAGGCGTTGCAACCAATGATGTTGGTATTGCTAAAGATGGTAGTAAACGGGAAACTTTTCAACCGGGTGTGGAACTAAGAG GGCGAATAACACTTCTAGCTGAGGGTTGCCGGGGTTCATTATCAGAG AAAATAATAACGAATCACAAGCTCAGAGAAAGTGGGCAAGGCCAACATCAAACGTATGCTCTTGGAATTAAAGAG GTCTGGGAGATAGAAGAAGGAAAGCATAAGCCAGGTTCTGTGGTTCATACTGTAGGGTGGCCTTTGGACATGAAGACATATGGAGGGTCATTTCTATACCACCTTGATGATAGACAG TTAGCAATTGGTCTGGTTGTTGCCTTGAATTATCGAAATCCTTTTCTCAGCCCATACGATGAGTTCCAG AAATTCAAGCAGCACCCTGCGATCAGAACACTTCTGGAAGGTGGAACGGTTCTTCAGTATGGTGCTCGTACTTTGAATGAAGGTGGTTTTCAG TCAATACCAAATCCAGTTTTCCCCGGTGGTGCAATTATTGGATGCTCTGCAGGGTTCCTAAATGTTCCCAAAATAAAAGGATCACATACCGCTATGAAATCAG GTATGCTTGCGGCCGAAGCAACTTTCAATGCTCTGGTTGAAGGATCTTCCATGGATCTGTACTGGGAGAATCTCAAGAAGTCATGGATATGGGACGAACTCTATAGAGCTCGGAATTATAGACCA GCATTTGAATACGGATTTATTCCTGGCATGGCCTTGTCAGCAGTGGAACG CTACATATTCAAAGGGAAGTCACCTTTTACACTGAAGCATGGGAAACCTGACCATGAAGCTACTGAA ATGGCCAATCTGCATTCGCCTATTTCATATCCAAAACCAGATGGGCAGGTGTCATTTGACGTTCCGTCTTCTTTATACAG GAGCAACACAAACCATGAGCATGACCAGCCTCCTCATCTCCGCTTGAGGGATCCTGCAGTACCTGAAAGAGTAAATCTCCCACAGTATGCTGGACCAGAGTCGCGTTATTGTCCAGCTCGAGTTTACGA ATATGTATCTGACGAGAATGGTGACCCGAAGCTTCACATAAACGCTCAAAATTGTCTTCATTGCAAG GCTTGTGACATAAAAGATCCAAAGCAAAACATCGAGTGGACTGTCCCGGAAGGCGGAGGAGGGCCTGGTTACACAGTGATGTGA
- the LOC119336877 gene encoding electron transfer flavoprotein-ubiquinone oxidoreductase, mitochondrial isoform X1 yields the protein MHRLLRAAAAAAAGLATATTRRHRAPSWGAAAARWFSVEREAMSYDVVIVGAGPAGLAAAIRLKQLCRAADTDLSVCVLEKGAEVGAHVLSGNVFEPRALDELIPKWRQEDAPIRVPVSSDKFWMLTKNKAWTLPSPFDNKGNYVISLSQLVRWMSVKAEELGVEVYPGFAASEILYDENQMVAGVATNDVGIAKDGSKRETFQPGVELRGRITLLAEGCRGSLSEKIITNHKLRESGQGQHQTYALGIKEVWEIEEGKHKPGSVVHTVGWPLDMKTYGGSFLYHLDDRQLAIGLVVALNYRNPFLSPYDEFQKFKQHPAIRTLLEGGTVLQYGARTLNEGGFQSIPNPVFPGGAIIGCSAGFLNVPKIKGSHTAMKSGMLAAEATFNALVEGSSMDLYWENLKKSWIWDELYRARNYRPAFEYGFIPGMALSAVERYIFKGKSPFTLKHGKPDHEATEMANLHSPISYPKPDGQVSFDVPSSLYRSNTNHEHDQPPHLRLRDPAVPERVNLPQYAGPESRYCPARVYEYVSDENGDPKLHINAQNCLHCKACDIKDPKQNIEWTVPEGGGGPGYTVM from the exons ATGCATCGACTCCTCcgcgcggctgcggcggcggctgcggggctCGCCACGGCCACGACTCGCCGCCACCGCGCGCCCAGCTGGGGCGCGGCCGCAGCGAGGTGGTTCTCGGTCGAACGGGAGGCGATGAGCTACGACGTCGTGATCGTGGGCGCCGGCCCGGCGGGcctcgccgccgccatccggctgaagcagctctgcCGCGCGGCCGACACCGACCTCTCCGTCTGCGTCCTCGAGAAGGGAGCCGAAGTCG GTGCTCATGTACTGTCGGGGAATGTGTTCGAGCCCCGTGCGCTGGATGAGCTCATCCCGAAGTGGAGGCAAGAGGAT GCCCCAATCAGAGTCCCTGTCTCATCTGACAAGTTCTGGATGTTAACAAAGAACAAGGCATGGACACTTCCATCTCCTTTTGATAACAAAGGGAACTATGTAATAAG CTTGAGCCAATTGGTGCGATGGATGTCCGTAAAGGCTGAAGAATTAGGTGTTGAAGTGTATCCAGGGTTTGCTGCGAGTGAG ATCCTTTATGATGAAAATCAAATGGTCGCAGGCGTTGCAACCAATGATGTTGGTATTGCTAAAGATGGTAGTAAACGGGAAACTTTTCAACCGGGTGTGGAACTAAGAG GGCGAATAACACTTCTAGCTGAGGGTTGCCGGGGTTCATTATCAGAG AAAATAATAACGAATCACAAGCTCAGAGAAAGTGGGCAAGGCCAACATCAAACGTATGCTCTTGGAATTAAAGAG GTCTGGGAGATAGAAGAAGGAAAGCATAAGCCAGGTTCTGTGGTTCATACTGTAGGGTGGCCTTTGGACATGAAGACATATGGAGGGTCATTTCTATACCACCTTGATGATAGACAG TTAGCAATTGGTCTGGTTGTTGCCTTGAATTATCGAAATCCTTTTCTCAGCCCATACGATGAGTTCCAG AAATTCAAGCAGCACCCTGCGATCAGAACACTTCTGGAAGGTGGAACGGTTCTTCAGTATGGTGCTCGTACTTTGAATGAAGGTGGTTTTCAG TCAATACCAAATCCAGTTTTCCCCGGTGGTGCAATTATTGGATGCTCTGCAGGGTTCCTAAATGTTCCCAAAATAAAAGGATCACATACCGCTATGAAATCAG GTATGCTTGCGGCCGAAGCAACTTTCAATGCTCTGGTTGAAGGATCTTCCATGGATCTGTACTGGGAGAATCTCAAGAAGTCATGGATATGGGACGAACTCTATAGAGCTCGGAATTATAGACCA GCATTTGAATACGGATTTATTCCTGGCATGGCCTTGTCAGCAGTGGAACG CTACATATTCAAAGGGAAGTCACCTTTTACACTGAAGCATGGGAAACCTGACCATGAAGCTACTGAA ATGGCCAATCTGCATTCGCCTATTTCATATCCAAAACCAGATGGGCAGGTGTCATTTGACGTTCCGTCTTCTTTATACAG GAGCAACACAAACCATGAGCATGACCAGCCTCCTCATCTCCGCTTGAGGGATCCTGCAGTACCTGAAAGAGTAAATCTCCCACAGTATGCTGGACCAGAGTCGCGTTATTGTCCAGCTCGAGTTTACGA ATATGTATCTGACGAGAATGGTGACCCGAAGCTTCACATAAACGCTCAAAATTGTCTTCATTGCAAG GCTTGTGACATAAAAGATCCAAAGCAAAACATCGAGTGGACTGTCCCGGAAGGCGGAGGAGGGCCTGGTTACACAGTGATGTGA